From a single Shewanella denitrificans OS217 genomic region:
- the hemF gene encoding oxygen-dependent coproporphyrinogen oxidase, which yields MTGPDTHAVKQFLLALQTNICAELEQLDGEASFKAESWQRAEGGGGTSRVLTQGKLFEQAGVNFSHVKGAAMPASATAHRPELAGRSFEAMGVSLVIHPNNPYIPTTHANVRFFIASKEGADPVWWFGGGFDLTPYYPFKEDVLSWHQTAADLCAPFGEEVYPKYKKWCDDYFFLPHRNETRGVGGLFFDDLNQAGFEQSFAFMRAVGEGFIQAYAPIVERRKALSFGEHERQFQLYRRGRYVEFNLVYDRGTLFGLQTGGRTESILMSMPPLVRWEYGFTPAAGSVEAELYEVYLKPQDWLQQA from the coding sequence ATGACAGGCCCCGATACCCATGCGGTCAAACAGTTTTTGTTGGCACTGCAAACGAATATTTGCGCTGAATTAGAACAACTCGATGGTGAAGCGAGCTTTAAGGCTGAATCATGGCAGCGCGCCGAAGGTGGCGGTGGTACCAGCCGAGTGTTAACTCAGGGTAAGTTGTTTGAGCAAGCTGGGGTAAATTTCTCCCATGTGAAAGGGGCGGCTATGCCAGCTTCTGCCACGGCCCACAGACCTGAACTGGCTGGACGCAGCTTTGAAGCCATGGGAGTGTCGTTAGTTATTCACCCTAATAACCCATACATACCAACGACTCATGCCAATGTGCGCTTCTTTATTGCCAGTAAAGAAGGTGCCGATCCTGTGTGGTGGTTTGGCGGTGGTTTCGATTTAACGCCTTATTATCCCTTCAAAGAGGATGTACTCAGTTGGCATCAGACGGCGGCAGACTTGTGTGCGCCTTTTGGTGAAGAGGTGTATCCCAAGTATAAGAAGTGGTGTGATGACTATTTCTTCTTGCCCCATAGAAACGAAACGCGTGGAGTGGGTGGATTATTTTTCGATGATCTCAATCAGGCGGGTTTTGAGCAGAGTTTTGCCTTTATGCGCGCCGTGGGTGAAGGCTTTATTCAAGCTTATGCGCCCATCGTTGAACGTCGTAAGGCGCTTAGCTTTGGTGAGCATGAGCGCCAGTTCCAATTATACCGCCGTGGCCGCTATGTGGAGTTCAATCTTGTCTATGACAGAGGTACACTGTTTGGTTTGCAAACCGGCGGTCGAACCGAGTCAATCTTGATGTCCATGCCGCCATTAGTGCGTTGGGAGTATGGTTTTACTCCGGCAGCCGGTTCAGTGGAAGCTGAATTGTATGAGGTATATTTAAAACCTCAAGATTGGTTGCAGCAGGCTTAA
- a CDS encoding DUF1488 domain-containing protein — protein sequence MNQSVIFTDLIDVTDAGVSFYAQLQGQNITCCISFSQLGVLAQEVNCHAANAKVLFEQYRFDIEDWAESLIAQEAFNEQGAILLTSKQ from the coding sequence ATGAATCAAAGTGTGATCTTCACCGACCTTATAGATGTAACAGATGCAGGCGTCAGTTTTTATGCTCAGCTGCAAGGACAAAACATCACTTGTTGTATCAGCTTTAGTCAATTGGGCGTATTGGCCCAAGAGGTCAACTGTCATGCGGCTAATGCTAAGGTGCTATTTGAACAATACCGTTTCGATATAGAAGATTGGGCTGAGTCGCTAATTGCTCAAGAGGCTTTTAATGAACAAGGTGCAATTTTATTAACGAGTAAGCAGTAG
- a CDS encoding LysM peptidoglycan-binding domain-containing protein encodes MDATMKRILLLLFLTLGVPQLQADTLVLKSGHPDTYVVKKGDTLWDISGYFLNDPWRWPTLWGVNPHIANPHLIYPGDQLTLVFIDGQPRLVRNKTLLKKSVEGRVKSKNAAIPAVALSLIQPYLAQNRIVEKAWLEALPMVLGGESPSKHHIVGDIVYVDTNMPLGEKVAIYVSGREFFQASTNESLGQEIILSASGRVVESGEISKVKLLTNLQETKVGFRVAPVEDEALMSALFMPKAAQLAEPTEVLAIEKDIREVGKLDVVYLDRGKVDGVEPGHVFAIYRDGERVVIGKDGLPVREIDRSSYDNLVAKFSDDRVYKVPDVFNGNIMVFKVFDKTSMALIMSNAHPVRVKDKLMTPDPKALRSF; translated from the coding sequence ATGGATGCCACCATGAAACGCATACTTTTATTACTATTTCTAACGTTGGGCGTGCCGCAATTACAGGCTGACACTTTGGTTTTAAAATCTGGGCATCCTGATACTTATGTGGTTAAAAAAGGCGATACCCTCTGGGATATCTCAGGGTATTTCTTAAATGACCCTTGGCGCTGGCCCACCTTGTGGGGTGTAAATCCTCATATCGCCAATCCCCATCTGATTTACCCTGGCGACCAATTGACCTTAGTATTTATTGATGGTCAACCTAGATTGGTGCGGAATAAAACCCTGCTCAAGAAGTCGGTAGAAGGTAGGGTTAAATCGAAGAATGCCGCTATCCCAGCGGTAGCGTTATCTTTGATACAGCCATATTTAGCCCAAAATCGTATTGTCGAGAAAGCCTGGTTAGAAGCTCTACCTATGGTACTTGGCGGCGAAAGCCCTTCTAAGCATCATATTGTTGGCGATATCGTCTATGTCGATACTAATATGCCACTCGGTGAGAAGGTTGCCATTTACGTTTCTGGCCGAGAGTTTTTTCAGGCGAGCACAAATGAATCCTTAGGGCAGGAGATTATCCTCAGCGCTAGCGGGCGAGTGGTGGAGTCTGGCGAAATCTCTAAAGTTAAATTGTTAACTAACCTACAGGAAACAAAAGTGGGTTTTAGGGTTGCACCTGTTGAAGATGAAGCCTTGATGTCGGCGCTGTTTATGCCTAAAGCGGCTCAACTGGCCGAACCCACAGAGGTACTTGCAATCGAGAAAGACATCCGCGAAGTGGGTAAGCTGGATGTGGTGTATCTGGACAGGGGCAAGGTCGATGGGGTTGAGCCTGGACATGTGTTTGCCATTTATCGCGATGGAGAGCGAGTGGTCATTGGCAAAGATGGCTTACCGGTGCGAGAAATCGACAGATCATCATACGATAACTTAGTGGCTAAGTTTTCCGATGACAGAGTCTATAAAGTCCCCGATGTTTTCAACGGTAATATTATGGTGTTCAAAGTGTTTGATAAAACAAGCATGGCACTGATTATGTCTAATGCTCATCCAGTGAGAGTTAAAGATAAGCTTATGACGCCAGATCCTAAGGCACTGCGGAGTTTTTAA
- a CDS encoding amidohydrolase, with protein sequence MAGSVPSLVFVAVSAAIASCTLVACGPVQQAPKVTINKNPYPSTYQAMPSDTLLLKNATVLTATGQKLENTDVLVVEGQITAIGTQLVATDALQVDASGKWLTPGIIDVHSHLGVYPSPGVESHNDGNEMTAPVTAEVWAEHSVWPQDPGFNRAREGGVTTMQILPGSANLIGGRGVTLKNVPTQTMQAMKFPAAPYGLKMACGENPKSLYGSRETLPMTRMGNMAGYRQAFIEATEYKRAWDRYETDYNLGKNPQAPKRDLMKDTLVGVLDGDILIHNHCYKAEEMAMMIDLGKEFNYHSGTFHHAIEAYKIADLLAQNQNCAAMWPDWWGFKMEAYDMVLENVAMVDAVKNSCAIVHSDSAVTIQRLNQEAAKILYRANEQGFKLKEEDAIAWITINAAKSLGINAKTGSIEVGKNADLVLWDNNPFSVYALAEQVFIDGAKVYDRKDPAYQAQSDFMLGQE encoded by the coding sequence ATGGCAGGTTCCGTGCCGTCATTGGTATTTGTTGCTGTTTCTGCGGCAATAGCATCTTGTACCTTAGTAGCTTGTGGTCCAGTTCAGCAAGCTCCTAAAGTGACCATCAATAAAAATCCTTATCCGAGCACCTATCAGGCTATGCCCAGTGACACCTTGTTACTGAAAAATGCCACAGTATTAACGGCAACGGGTCAAAAGTTAGAGAACACAGATGTGCTGGTGGTTGAAGGCCAAATAACGGCTATTGGCACCCAATTGGTCGCCACTGATGCATTGCAAGTGGATGCTAGCGGGAAATGGTTAACGCCAGGCATTATCGATGTGCACTCCCATCTTGGGGTGTATCCAAGCCCTGGGGTGGAGTCCCACAATGATGGCAATGAAATGACAGCGCCTGTCACCGCAGAAGTGTGGGCAGAGCACAGCGTTTGGCCGCAAGATCCTGGCTTTAACCGCGCCCGAGAAGGCGGCGTGACCACAATGCAGATACTACCAGGTTCAGCCAATCTTATTGGTGGTCGAGGGGTCACCTTAAAAAATGTGCCCACTCAGACCATGCAAGCAATGAAGTTTCCCGCCGCACCTTATGGCCTCAAGATGGCCTGTGGTGAGAACCCTAAGTCACTCTATGGCAGCCGTGAAACGCTTCCCATGACGCGAATGGGCAATATGGCCGGTTACCGACAAGCGTTTATCGAAGCCACTGAATATAAGCGCGCTTGGGATAGATATGAGACCGACTATAACTTAGGTAAAAATCCACAAGCACCGAAACGTGACTTGATGAAAGACACGCTCGTTGGCGTATTGGACGGTGACATTCTTATCCACAATCATTGCTATAAAGCCGAAGAAATGGCGATGATGATAGATTTGGGCAAAGAGTTTAATTATCACTCCGGCACCTTTCATCATGCGATTGAGGCGTACAAAATCGCCGATCTCTTGGCTCAAAACCAAAATTGTGCCGCCATGTGGCCAGATTGGTGGGGCTTTAAGATGGAAGCCTATGACATGGTGTTAGAGAATGTCGCCATGGTGGATGCGGTGAAAAACTCCTGCGCCATAGTGCATTCAGACTCTGCAGTGACGATTCAACGTTTGAATCAAGAAGCGGCTAAAATTCTCTATCGTGCTAATGAGCAAGGTTTCAAGCTTAAAGAAGAAGATGCTATTGCTTGGATAACCATAAATGCTGCTAAATCCTTAGGCATTAATGCCAAAACAGGCTCGATAGAAGTGGGTAAGAATGCCGATCTGGTCTTATGGGACAATAATCCGTTTAGTGTTTATGCCTTGGCTGAACAAGTGTTTATTGATGGCGCCAAGGTCTATGATCGCAAAGATCCAGCCTATCAGGCACAGAGCGATTTTATGCTTGGGCAAGAGTAG
- the def gene encoding peptide deformylase, with product MPLLNVLRFPDERLRTIAVPVTDFGPQLQAQIDSMIETMYAEKGIGLAASQVDFHQQLIVMDLQDDIERPKIFINPEIVAKSGEFSNEEGCLSVPGVYAKVDRAEFVTLKALDRDGKPFTVEADELFAICIQHEMDHLKGKLFVDYLSPLKRQRIKTKLEKEARLEAKGN from the coding sequence ATGCCACTATTAAATGTATTACGCTTTCCAGACGAACGCTTACGAACGATTGCCGTGCCTGTAACTGATTTCGGACCGCAACTACAAGCCCAAATCGACAGCATGATTGAAACCATGTACGCAGAGAAAGGCATAGGACTCGCCGCTTCTCAGGTGGATTTTCATCAACAGCTTATCGTGATGGATCTGCAAGATGACATTGAGCGCCCAAAAATATTCATCAATCCTGAGATAGTCGCCAAGAGCGGCGAGTTCAGTAACGAAGAAGGTTGCTTATCCGTACCCGGCGTCTATGCCAAAGTGGATCGCGCCGAGTTTGTGACTTTGAAAGCCTTAGACAGAGACGGCAAGCCCTTTACAGTGGAAGCCGACGAGTTATTTGCTATCTGTATTCAGCATGAAATGGATCACCTTAAAGGCAAGTTGTTCGTGGATTATTTATCGCCACTTAAGCGCCAGCGCATCAAGACCAAGCTTGAAAAAGAAGCCCGATTAGAAGCAAAAGGCAACTAA
- a CDS encoding DNA topoisomerase family protein produces MSKIDQQLFNAHEHALEKEYEQCPKCGCELSIRHSKHGGFVGCNNYPSCDYTRPLVQHEAIDTQLIAGSQCPKCGHELAVKSGRFGIFIGCSHYPECNHIEKTDHSVAKAPIECPSCHKGQLESRTSRFGKTFFACNHYPKCKFIVNYPPHDEACPDCGFGILVERKGAAGLRLECPQKACKYKRPI; encoded by the coding sequence ATGTCTAAAATCGATCAACAGCTGTTTAATGCCCATGAACATGCGTTGGAAAAAGAGTATGAACAGTGCCCTAAGTGCGGCTGCGAGTTATCGATTAGGCACAGTAAACATGGTGGTTTTGTCGGCTGCAATAATTACCCAAGCTGTGATTATACAAGGCCCTTAGTACAACATGAGGCCATAGATACCCAATTGATTGCGGGCTCACAATGTCCGAAATGTGGCCATGAATTGGCGGTTAAATCTGGCAGATTCGGTATTTTTATCGGTTGTAGCCATTATCCTGAATGCAATCACATAGAAAAAACCGATCATAGTGTGGCTAAGGCGCCTATCGAGTGTCCTTCATGCCATAAAGGCCAACTTGAGTCGCGCACTAGCCGCTTCGGTAAAACTTTTTTCGCCTGCAATCATTACCCTAAGTGTAAATTCATTGTCAATTACCCGCCTCACGATGAAGCCTGCCCCGATTGTGGTTTTGGCATCTTGGTCGAACGAAAAGGCGCAGCGGGTTTACGCTTAGAATGTCCACAAAAGGCCTGCAAGTACAAACGGCCGATATAA
- the aroE gene encoding shikimate dehydrogenase codes for MTDKYAVFGNPIAQSKSPMIHTEFAKQTQQNMSYSAVLAPVEGFAASIKSFFASGGRGANVTAPFKEQAFSLCDELSELAQLAGAVNTLVRLEDGRLRGDNTDGLGLVADIERRLTSLKDKRVLLVGAGGAARGCILPLLQAGVAQLDITNRTHDKALQLAQLFSRYGNIKALTLTELASGYDVIINSSSAGLTGQLISLPSTIIDGTTYCYDMSYGSDTTLFNQWALSAGACHCCDGLGMLVGQAAQSFYLWRNVHPDATTVMQQLRDALGR; via the coding sequence ATGACAGATAAGTATGCCGTCTTTGGCAACCCCATAGCCCAAAGTAAATCGCCCATGATCCACACTGAGTTTGCCAAACAGACTCAGCAAAACATGAGCTATTCGGCAGTGCTGGCTCCTGTGGAAGGGTTTGCAGCCAGTATTAAGTCATTTTTTGCCTCTGGTGGTCGTGGGGCCAACGTCACAGCACCATTTAAAGAGCAAGCTTTTAGCTTGTGTGATGAGCTCAGTGAATTAGCGCAACTCGCGGGGGCGGTGAACACCTTAGTGCGTTTAGAAGATGGTAGGCTCAGGGGGGACAATACCGATGGTCTAGGTTTAGTCGCCGATATTGAGCGGCGATTGACTTCGCTCAAGGATAAACGGGTCCTGCTAGTGGGAGCGGGCGGCGCTGCAAGAGGGTGTATATTACCTCTGCTACAGGCGGGTGTTGCTCAGCTCGATATCACTAACCGCACTCATGACAAAGCTCTGCAGTTAGCTCAGTTATTTAGTCGCTATGGCAATATCAAGGCGCTAACGCTTACAGAGCTTGCTTCTGGCTATGACGTCATTATTAATTCAAGCTCAGCAGGCTTAACAGGCCAACTTATTAGCTTGCCGAGCACGATTATTGATGGCACTACTTATTGCTATGATATGAGCTATGGCAGTGATACGACCCTGTTTAATCAATGGGCCCTGTCAGCGGGTGCTTGCCATTGCTGTGATGGTTTGGGGATGTTAGTCGGTCAGGCGGCGCAAAGTTTTTATTTATGGCGAAATGTCCATCCAGATGCCACTACTGTGATGCAACAGCTGCGTGATGCACTGGGTCGTTAA
- the fmt gene encoding methionyl-tRNA formyltransferase, with protein MKPLNIIFAGTPDFAARHLQALLDSEHNVIAVYSQPDRPAGRGKKLSASPVKELALSHDIPVFQPASLRAVEAQAELATLNADIMVVVAYGLILPQIVLDTPRLGCINVHGSILPRWRGAAPIQRALWAGDTETGVTIMQMDLGLDTGDMLLKTSLPIEDADTSASLYEKLAVQGPQALLEALDGLNAGKLKGEPQDPALANYAEKLSKEEARLDWNKSAKQLWQEIRAFNPWPVSYFEYQDSTIKVWQASYNPQPNSALAGSIIKADKHSIEVATAEGSLQLEIIQLPNKKPLAVADILNSRADWFAQGLSLLPEASS; from the coding sequence ATGAAACCATTAAATATTATCTTTGCCGGTACACCGGATTTTGCCGCTAGACATTTACAAGCCTTACTCGACTCTGAGCACAATGTCATTGCCGTTTACTCGCAGCCAGACAGACCGGCTGGGCGCGGTAAAAAACTCAGTGCCAGCCCAGTAAAAGAGCTAGCCTTGAGCCATGATATCCCGGTGTTTCAACCCGCCTCCTTAAGGGCTGTTGAAGCCCAAGCTGAGCTCGCCACACTGAATGCCGACATCATGGTGGTGGTGGCTTATGGCTTAATCTTACCTCAGATAGTATTAGACACCCCACGCTTAGGTTGTATTAACGTTCATGGCTCTATCTTGCCTCGTTGGCGTGGCGCGGCGCCTATCCAAAGAGCACTTTGGGCCGGTGATACAGAAACTGGCGTTACCATAATGCAAATGGATCTCGGCCTCGATACCGGCGATATGTTACTTAAAACCTCCTTGCCTATCGAAGACGCTGATACCTCAGCGAGCCTCTATGAAAAGTTAGCCGTCCAAGGGCCCCAGGCCTTGCTCGAAGCACTCGATGGCTTAAATGCAGGCAAGCTTAAAGGTGAGCCACAAGACCCAGCATTAGCCAACTACGCAGAAAAACTTTCCAAAGAAGAAGCAAGACTCGACTGGAACAAGAGCGCCAAACAGTTATGGCAAGAAATCCGAGCCTTTAATCCCTGGCCTGTGAGTTACTTTGAATACCAAGACAGCACCATTAAAGTCTGGCAGGCAAGCTATAATCCACAGCCTAATAGCGCACTTGCAGGTAGCATTATCAAAGCAGATAAACACAGCATAGAAGTCGCAACCGCCGAAGGCAGTTTGCAGCTAGAAATTATACAGCTGCCGAACAAAAAACCACTCGCGGTTGCCGACATTTTAAATTCTCGCGCCGATTGGTTTGCTCAAGGCCTTAGCTTGCTGCCAGAGGCGAGTTCATGA
- the dprA gene encoding DNA-processing protein DprA encodes MDVGELRQRLEHEKHSLPLPSQTLATLHVNFPKVEQALAWLASADNHHILTLSDDQYPTLLTQISDPPSVLFIKGDIHKLLLPSLAIVGSRNASPAGLEIAHTLAGQLAYQGLAITSGMATGIDSAAHKGALAQGGTTNAVLGTGIEQIYPKRHLDLYHQIQQSGCVLSEYWPDVKAFAANFPRRNRIVSGLSVGTLVVEACRKSGSLISARLAMEQNREVFAVPGSVIGGYHQGCHDLIKNGAKLVESAADIMEELVSLIDFHLEDVCSRHHIQADNNCNLPFPPLLASVGYETTSIDAVVEHSGKTIDLVLVQMLELELQGWVAAVPGGYVRLKRS; translated from the coding sequence ATGGATGTGGGGGAGCTGAGGCAGCGCCTCGAACATGAAAAACACAGCTTGCCCTTACCCAGTCAAACCCTCGCTACCCTTCACGTTAATTTCCCCAAAGTCGAACAAGCACTCGCTTGGCTAGCATCAGCTGATAATCATCATATATTAACTCTCAGTGATGACCAATATCCAACGCTTTTAACGCAAATCAGTGACCCTCCTAGTGTGTTATTTATTAAGGGGGATATTCATAAACTGCTGTTACCTTCATTGGCGATTGTCGGTAGCCGCAACGCATCTCCCGCTGGGCTTGAAATTGCTCACACCTTAGCAGGGCAACTGGCGTATCAAGGTTTAGCCATTACCAGCGGTATGGCAACAGGCATAGACAGTGCGGCCCATAAGGGGGCACTTGCCCAAGGCGGCACTACAAACGCAGTCTTAGGCACAGGCATAGAACAAATTTACCCTAAACGGCATCTGGATTTATATCATCAAATTCAGCAATCAGGTTGTGTGCTTAGTGAGTATTGGCCAGATGTTAAAGCCTTCGCAGCAAACTTTCCACGGCGCAATCGAATCGTCAGTGGCTTGAGTGTGGGCACCTTAGTGGTGGAAGCGTGTCGTAAAAGTGGCTCGCTCATTAGTGCCCGGCTTGCTATGGAGCAAAACCGCGAAGTGTTTGCTGTTCCAGGCTCAGTGATCGGGGGTTATCATCAAGGTTGTCATGATTTAATTAAAAATGGGGCAAAGCTTGTTGAGTCTGCGGCCGATATAATGGAAGAATTAGTCAGTTTAATCGACTTTCACCTTGAAGATGTGTGTAGTCGTCACCATATACAAGCTGATAATAATTGTAATTTGCCATTTCCTCCGCTGTTAGCTAGTGTAGGATATGAGACCACAAGTATTGATGCTGTGGTTGAGCATAGTGGAAAAACGATAGATCTGGTGTTAGTGCAAATGCTTGAACTTGAGTTACAGGGTTGGGTGGCTGCGGTCCCCGGCGGTTACGTCAGACTAAAGAGGAGCTAG
- a CDS encoding group II truncated hemoglobin has translation MNWLKKVFSNPKVDDDRDVSQSNAYDLIGGDKVIKAIAHEFYQQMQTREDTQALLAIHKAPIAESEQKLYEFLSGWLGGPQLYQRKHGNPALRARHMPFAIDESMRDQWLTCMQAAIETHIKKPEHRQAIIQAISTLADHMRNQ, from the coding sequence ATGAATTGGCTTAAAAAAGTATTTTCAAACCCCAAGGTCGATGATGACAGAGATGTCAGCCAATCCAATGCCTATGACTTAATCGGTGGCGACAAGGTGATAAAGGCGATTGCCCATGAGTTTTATCAGCAGATGCAAACAAGGGAGGATACCCAGGCACTACTAGCCATCCACAAGGCACCGATAGCAGAGTCAGAGCAAAAATTGTATGAGTTTTTATCCGGTTGGCTCGGTGGGCCGCAGCTTTACCAGCGAAAACATGGCAATCCAGCATTAAGAGCTAGGCACATGCCCTTTGCTATCGATGAGTCCATGCGCGATCAATGGCTGACTTGTATGCAAGCCGCCATTGAAACACACATAAAAAAGCCTGAACATCGCCAAGCGATTATTCAGGCTATTTCCACCTTGGCCGATCACATGCGCAATCAATAA
- a CDS encoding amidohydrolase family protein — protein MKTNKRLALSIACALLFTGSLSAQTLAIKNATVHTATAQGVLTGATVLIEDNKIIKINPKEYQADAEFDAEGKILTPGFIGSMNPLGLVEIGMVGSANDSADKKASINFDPSLGFNPKASTIAFARKGGVTTNLVVSSASESIFAGQGFVVSLSGEWDSMISAQGPLVVNLGAKDEGSRAMSLQELAEQLDDAQKAQIKANNKASAKHKKDDSDEDEPSRDQLVLIELLKGNKTLIAEAHRGSDILALLKLKQQYQLKLVISGAADAVLVAQQLVDAQVPVIINAMDNLPDSFDSLNNAMNNAAKLNQAGVKIILAIPGDSHGLYGLRFTAGNAVANGLPAEAALKALTANVADVFQLNSGRIEVGKDANLVLWSGDPFEYSTRVEKLWIDGKEQQLESRQDKLRDRYMSQSILPKAYNQGGAARVSREP, from the coding sequence ATGAAAACAAATAAAAGATTAGCATTGAGTATCGCCTGCGCCTTGTTGTTCACAGGTTCACTGTCGGCGCAAACCTTAGCCATCAAAAACGCCACAGTACATACCGCGACAGCCCAAGGTGTGCTAACTGGGGCCACGGTATTAATTGAAGATAATAAAATTATCAAAATTAACCCAAAAGAGTATCAGGCAGATGCAGAGTTTGATGCAGAAGGAAAGATATTAACTCCAGGTTTTATTGGCTCAATGAATCCGCTAGGACTCGTCGAAATAGGCATGGTGGGTTCGGCCAATGACAGTGCAGACAAGAAAGCCAGCATTAATTTCGATCCCAGCCTAGGTTTTAACCCTAAGGCCAGCACTATAGCTTTTGCTAGAAAAGGCGGCGTGACCACTAACCTGGTGGTCAGCAGCGCCAGTGAAAGTATATTTGCCGGACAAGGGTTTGTGGTCTCCTTATCGGGAGAGTGGGATAGCATGATTTCTGCCCAAGGTCCGTTAGTGGTTAACTTGGGGGCTAAAGATGAAGGCTCACGAGCCATGTCACTGCAGGAGCTTGCTGAACAATTAGACGATGCTCAAAAGGCACAAATTAAGGCGAATAACAAAGCCAGTGCTAAACATAAAAAAGACGATAGTGACGAAGATGAGCCAAGCCGAGATCAGCTGGTATTAATCGAGTTACTAAAAGGCAACAAAACTTTGATTGCAGAAGCCCATCGCGGCAGTGATATTTTAGCGTTACTTAAGTTAAAGCAACAATATCAGTTGAAACTCGTGATAAGTGGCGCCGCCGACGCAGTGTTAGTGGCGCAGCAGCTGGTGGATGCCCAAGTGCCAGTCATTATCAATGCCATGGACAATCTGCCAGACAGCTTCGATTCGCTTAATAATGCCATGAATAATGCGGCTAAGCTTAATCAGGCGGGGGTTAAGATAATCTTAGCAATACCGGGGGATAGTCATGGACTTTATGGTTTGCGTTTCACAGCAGGCAATGCCGTGGCTAATGGCTTACCCGCTGAAGCGGCCTTAAAAGCACTGACGGCTAATGTCGCCGATGTGTTTCAGCTAAATTCTGGCCGAATTGAGGTGGGTAAAGATGCTAATTTAGTGCTTTGGAGTGGCGATCCATTCGAATACAGTACTCGTGTGGAAAAATTATGGATAGACGGCAAGGAGCAGCAACTTGAAAGCCGTCAGGATAAATTGCGTGACCGCTACATGAGTCAGTCAATTCTGCCAAAAGCGTATAATCAAGGCGGAGCGGCTAGGGTAAGTCGTGAGCCATAG
- a CDS encoding DUF494 family protein, with protein sequence MFDILMYLFENYVHSEIELLVDEDELTKELTRAGFHQADILKALSWLERLADLQESDKPYLCNHAQQSFRIYTKDEMAKLDVESRGFLLFLEQIQVLSVETREMVIDRVMELDEASLILDDLKWVILMVLFNVPGNESAYEQMEDLIFEQPEGRLHS encoded by the coding sequence ATGTTTGATATCCTCATGTATCTATTTGAAAACTATGTTCATAGTGAAATTGAGTTGTTAGTTGATGAAGATGAACTAACCAAAGAACTCACTCGGGCTGGTTTTCACCAAGCCGATATTTTAAAAGCGCTTTCTTGGCTTGAGCGTTTGGCTGATCTGCAAGAAAGTGACAAGCCATACCTTTGCAATCATGCTCAGCAGTCATTTCGTATCTATACCAAAGATGAAATGGCTAAATTAGATGTTGAGAGTCGTGGTTTTTTATTATTCCTTGAGCAAATCCAAGTGCTCAGCGTCGAGACCCGTGAAATGGTGATCGACAGAGTCATGGAATTAGATGAGGCTAGCCTTATCTTAGATGATCTTAAGTGGGTAATACTTATGGTACTATTTAACGTACCGGGTAATGAGTCTGCCTATGAACAGATGGAAGACTTAATCTTCGAGCAACCGGAAGGACGCTTACACTCTTAA
- a CDS encoding L-threonylcarbamoyladenylate synthase, with protein sequence MLQLSSTQVTPVIAQGGVIAYPTEAVYGLGCDPDNDQAIEKLLAVKQRPWQKGLILVASSFEQLLPYVDVAQLTQAQLDFAHSKWPGPFTFVMPVKSHVSNKLRGEFDSIAVRVSAHPIVRELCDSLNKPLVSTSANLAGQDPVLTSRQILTDFADKIDALVLGDLGQQAQPSTIIDARSGLVLRNGQ encoded by the coding sequence ATGCTGCAACTGTCCTCTACTCAAGTTACCCCTGTGATAGCTCAGGGTGGTGTTATCGCTTACCCTACGGAGGCGGTTTATGGTTTAGGTTGCGATCCTGATAACGACCAAGCCATAGAAAAGCTATTGGCAGTCAAACAGAGGCCTTGGCAGAAGGGGCTTATCTTAGTCGCCAGTTCTTTTGAGCAATTATTACCTTATGTCGATGTCGCTCAGTTAACTCAAGCTCAATTAGACTTTGCTCACAGCAAATGGCCAGGCCCCTTTACCTTCGTGATGCCGGTAAAGTCACACGTATCTAACAAATTGCGCGGCGAGTTTGACTCCATCGCGGTGCGCGTTTCGGCTCACCCCATAGTGCGTGAGCTGTGCGATAGCTTGAATAAGCCGCTCGTGTCCACCAGTGCTAACTTGGCAGGCCAAGATCCTGTGCTTACAAGTCGCCAAATATTGACTGACTTTGCTGATAAAATTGATGCACTCGTGTTAGGGGATTTAGGTCAACAAGCGCAACCTTCCACCATAATTGATGCCCGCAGCGGGCTAGTTTTACGTAACGGACAATAA